The Bombus huntii isolate Logan2020A chromosome 11, iyBomHunt1.1, whole genome shotgun sequence genome includes a window with the following:
- the LOC126870933 gene encoding sodium leak channel NALCN isoform X4, producing the protein MMLGRKQSLKGEPVLADYGPEESLNESADIEWVNKLWVRRLMRSCALVSLASVCLNTPKTFEKVPPLQYVTFICDLVITFLFTAEMIAKMHIRGILKRDKSYLKDHWCQFDGSMVIFLWLSVILQMFEMLGFDIRLTPISILRAPRPLIMIRFLRVFLKFSMPKARINQIFKRSSQQIYNVTLFFLFFMSLYGLLGVQFFGELKNHCVLNTTDPKYITINSLAIPDTFCSTDPESGYQCPEGMTCMKLQLSKYIMGFNGFDEFATSIFTVYQTASQEGWVFIMYRAIDSLPAWRAVLYFSTMIFFLAWLVKNVFIAVITETFNEIRVQFQQMWGVRGHISNNTASQILTGDDNGWKLVTLDENKHGGLASPICHAILRSPQFRMVVMFVILANGIATATMSFKHDEKPRHMYYDNYYYAEIAFTVFLDLETLFKIWCLGFRSYYKHSIHKFELLLAIGTTLHIIPFFYLSGFTYFQVLRVVRLIKASPMLEDFVYKIFGPGKKLGSLIIFTMCLLVISSSISMQLFCFLDFTKFETFPEAFMSMFQILTQEAWVDVMDETMLRTHETMAPLAAMYFILYHLFVTLIVLSLFVAVILDNLELDEDIKKLKQLKFREQSAEIKETLPFRLRIFEKFPDSPQMTCLHKVPSDFNLPKVRESFMRQFVFEMETEENEGVKKINETFDSKMIYRKQRPVKILNNPPKVRNVATNLKKAAVIYIINDSNNQRLLLGDSAMIPVPGKGLLKPQGTVSSAKQLRFDQKKSIRRSVRSGSIKLKQTYEHLMENGDIGGINRVSSSRSRPHDLDIKLLQAKRQQAEMRRNQREEDLRENHPFFDTPLFAVPRESKFRKICQSLVYARYDTNVKDPLTGKERKVQYKSLHNFLGLVTYLDWVMIFATTMSCISMMFETPRYRVMEVPALQIAEYGFVIFMSIELALKILADGLFFTPKAYIKDVASVLDIFIYVVSLVFLCWMPKSVPPNSGAQLLMILRCVRPLRIFTLVPHMRKVVYELCRGFKEILLVSTLLILLMFIFASYGVQLYGGRLARCNDPTILKREDCVGVFMRRVFVTKMKLNPSENESYPSILVPRVWANPRRFNFDNIGDALMALFEVLSFKGWLDVRDVLIQALGPVHAIYIHIYIFLGCMIGLTLFVGVVIANYSENKGTALLTVDQRRWCDLKKRLKIAQPLHLPPRPDGKKFRAFIYDITQNIYFKRFIAVMVLINSALLCVSWRIEEEHTEALATVSTILTLIFLVEVIMKNIAFTPRGYWQSRRNRYDLLVTVVGVIWIVIHCTMKNDLSYVIGFMVVILRFFTITGKHTTLKMLMLTVGVSVCKSFFIIFGMFLLVFFYALAGTIIFGTVKYGEGIGRRANFESPVTGVAMLFRIVTGEDWNKIMHDCMIQPPYCTPAANYWETDCGNFHASLIYFCTFYVIITYIVLNLLVAIIMENFSLFYSNEEDALLSYADIRNFQNTWNVVDNHQKGFIPVKRVKFILRLLKGRLETDPQKDRLLFKHMCYELEKLNNGEDVTFHDVINMLSYRSVDIRKALQLEELLAREEFEYIIEEEVAKQTIRNWLEGCLKKIRASGKQQNSLVAGLRANTEQVQQQEHVEEKGKEVAKEEETETKEIDAIRHCKAKKPVVLPRSDSIGSGSGRKYLIPTLSDPASIRSEKDKSAAPKKKNNRPPPAPKNNLPHLTESTEQSRQQREVVNAKATVPKPSSVMLEVREWWKEQLAYSSESSEDEV; encoded by the exons ATGATGCTGGGGCGCAAGCAGAGCCTCAAAGGGGAACCCGTCTTGGCCGATTATGGCCCAGAGGAGTCCCTCAATGAGAGCGCTGATATAGAATGGGTGAATAAG CTATGGGTGAGAAGATTGATGAGGTCTTGTGCTCTAGTATCTTTAGCTTCTGTTTGCTTAAATACTCCTAAGACTTTTGAAAAAGTTCCACCTCTTCAATATGTTACCTTTATTTGCGATTTAGTTATTACGTTTTTATTTACTGCTGAAATGATTGCTAAGATGCACATAAGGGGCATACTGAAG AGGGATAAATCTTATTTAAAAGATCATTGGTGCCAATTCGATGGAAGTATGGTCATCTTTCTCTGGTTATCTgtaattttacaaatgtttGAGATGCTAGGTTTCGATATACGACTCACTCCCATTTCGATATTGCGGGCACCACGACCTTTGATTATGATACGCTTCTTACGAGTCTTCCTTAAGTTCTCCATGCCGAAAGCTAgaattaatcaaatttttaa GCGTTCGAGTCAACAGATATATAATGTGactcttttcttccttttcttcatGTCTCTTTATGGTCTTTTAGGCGTTCAATTCTTCGGTGAATTGAAAAACCATTGTGTTCTTAATACTACAGATCCGAAGTATATAACTATAAATAGTTTAGCCATTCCTGATACTTTTTGTTCTACTGATCCTGAATCAGGATACCAATGTCCAGAAGGAATGACTTGTATGAAACTCCAATTGTCGAAGTACATCATGGGTTTCAATGGATTCGATGAATTTG CTACTAGTATTTTTACTGTCTATCAAACTGCATCGCAAGAGGGATGGGTTTTTATCATGTACCGTGCTATAGATAGTTTACCCGCTTGGCGTGCGGTTCTTTACTTTAGTACGATGATATTTTTCTTAGCATGGCTCGTGAAAAACGTATTCATAGCCGTCATTACGGAAACTTTTAATGAAATACGAGTACAATTTCAACAAATGTGGGGTGTTAGGGGGCACATCAGTAACAATACAGCGTCACAA atattaaCTGGTGACGATAATGGTTGGAAATTGGTAACTCTAGATGAGAACAAACACGGAGGATTGGCTTCTCCCATATGTCACGCAATTCTTAGATCTCCACAATTTCGTATGGTGGTAATGTTCGTGATTTTGGCAAATGGAATCGCCACTGCGACGATGAGCTTCAAGCATGATGAGAAACCAAGGCATATGTACTATGACAACTATTACTACGCTGAAATCGCGTTCACCGTATTTTTGGACCTCGAGACGTTATTCAAAATCTGGTGTCTCGGCTTTCGCAGTTATTACAAGCATTCGATTCACAAATTCGAGCTGCTGCTGGCAATTGGTACAACCCTACACATCATTCCGTTCTTCTATCTTTCTGGATTCACGTATTTTCAG GTTCTTAGAGTAGTCAGACTCATCAAGGCATCACCTATGCTCGAggattttgtatataaaatatttggtCCGGGGAAGAAGCTAGGCAGCCTCATTATATTTACCATGTGCCTGCTAGTCATATCGTCCAGCATTTCTATGCAGCTTTTTTGCTTTCTTGATTTCACgaaatttgaaacatttccAGAG GCATTTATGTCCATGTTCCAAATCTTGACACAAGAAGCTTGGGTAGACGTTATGGACGAAACAATGTTAAGGACACATGAAACAATGGCTCCTCTTGCTGCTAtgtatttcatattatacCATCTTTTCGTCACGCTg aTTGTGTTAAGTTTGTTCGTCGCTGTAATTTTGGATAATCTTGAACTGGACGAAGATATCAAGAAACTGAAGCAATTAAAATTCCGCGAACAAAGTGCAGAGATAAAGGAAACTCTACCATTTAGGTTGCGAATCTTTGAGAAGTTTCCTGATAGTCCTCAAATGACATGTTTACACAAAGTGCCATCAGATTTCAATCTTCCAAAA gTTCGTGAAAGTTTCATGAGACAGTTCGTATTTGAAATGGAAACTGAAGAAAACGAAGGGGtcaagaaaataaatgaaacttttGATTCAAAAATGATATACAGGAAACAACGTCcagtaaaaattttaaataatccaCCGAAAGTAAGAAACGTTGCTACAAATCTTAAAAAAGCAGCTGTTATCTATATTATAAA TGATTCAAATAATCAAAGATTATTACTAGGTGATTCGGCTATGATACCAGTGCCAGGAAAAGGTCTTTTAAAGCCACAGGGTACTGTCAGTAGTGCCAAGCAACTTCGTTTTGACCAGAAAAA ATCAATTAGAAGAAGCGTCCGTAGTGGATCAATCAAGTTGAAACAGACGTACGAACATTTAATGGAAAACGGTGATATCGGAGGTATAAACAGAGTTAGCTCTTCTCGGAGTAGACCGCATGATTTGGACATTAAATTGTTGCAAGCTAAACGACAGCAGGCCGAGATGCGAAG AAATCAGCGTGAAGAAGATTTACGCGAAAATCACCCATTTTTTGACACACCATTGTTCGCAGTACCGCGTGAAAGtaaatttcgtaaaatttgCCAGTCGCTTGTTTACGCGAGATACGATACAAATGTAAAAGATCCATTAACtggaaaagagaggaaagtTCAATATAAAAGCCTGCA CAATTTTCTTGGCTTGGTCACATACCTTGATTGGGTAATGATTTTTGCTACCACTATGTCTTGTATCTCTATGATGTTCGAAACACCACGATACCGCGTAATGGAAGTTCCGGCATTGCAAATTGCGGAGTACGGTTTCGTGATCTTTATGAGTATCGAATTAGCTCTGAAAATTCTGGCAGACGGGCTATTTTTTACGCCGAAGGCCTATATCAAAGACGTCGCCTCCGTGttggatatttttatttatgtc GTCAGCCTCGTGTTTCTCTGTTGGATGCCGAAGAGCGTGCCTCCGAATTCCGGTGCGCAACTTCTTATGATCTTACGTTGCGTTAGACCACTAAGAATCTTCACTCTTGTACCGCACATGAGAAAAGTTGTTTATGAATTATGTAGAGGGTTCAAAGAGATCTTATTG GTCTCTACTCTATTGATTTTACTGATGTTTATATTCGCGAGTTATGGTGTACAGCTCTACGGGGGTAGATTAGCTCGTTGCAACGATCCCACTATTTTAAAACGAGAAGATTGCGTTGGAGTATTCATGAGGAGAGTTTTTGTgacgaaaatgaaattaaatccTAGCGAAAATGAGAGCTATCCATCGATACTAGTGCCACGCGTTTG GGCTAATCCTAGAAGatttaattttgataatattgGTGACGCGCTGATGGCACTTTTTGAAGTACTCTCTTTTAAAGGATGGCTCGACGTTAGAGATGTTCTTATACAAGCTCTTGGTCCC GTCCATGctatttatattcatatctATATTTTCCTGGGTTGCATGATTGGTTTAACGCTGTTCGTCGGTGTTGTTATCGCTAATTATTCTGAAAATAAAGGAACCGCATTACTCACGGTCGATCAAAGACGATG GTGTGATTTGAAAAAGCGACTGAAAATCGCACAACCGTTACATTTACCACCCAGACCAGATGGAAAAAAATTCAGGGCATTTATCTATGACATCACGCaaaatatctattttaaaagatttattGCGGTCATGGTGCTCATAAACAGTGCTCTTCTGTGTGTCTCT TGGAGAATCGAGGAAGAACACACGGAAGCACTCGCTACGGTGTCCACGATTCTGACACTCATCTTCCTCGTGGAagtaattatgaaaaatattgctTTTACACCACGTGGCTATTGGCAGTCCAGAAGAAACAGATATGATTTGCTCGTGACAGTCGTCGGTGTTATTTGGATCGTCATTCATTGTACAATGAAG AATGATTTGTCATATGTAATCGGCTTCATGGTCGTGATCCTTAGATTTTTCACAATCACTGGCAAACATACAACTCTCAAAATGCTGATGTTAACGGTCGGAGTATCCGTTTGCAAAAGTTTCTTCATTATATTTGGCATGTTTCTTCTTGTTTTCTTTTATGCGCTAGCTGGCACGATCATCTttggaactgtaaagtatgGTGAAGGTATAGGAAG GCGTGCCAATTTTGAGTCACCTGTAACAGGCGTCGCGATGCTCTTCCGTATTGTCACAGGGGAAGATTGGAATAAAATAATGCACGATTGCATGATACAACCACCATATTGCACTCCAGCTGCTAATTATTGGGAAACCGATTGCGGCAACTTTCATGCTTccttaatatatttttgtactttcTACGTCATTATCACTTACATTGTTTTAAATCTTCTGGTGG CTATTATTATGGAGAACTTTTCTCTATTTTACTCCAATGAAGAAGACGCTTTGTTATCGTATGCTGATATTAGAAACTTCCAGAACACTTGGAACGTTGTTGATAATCATCAGAAAGGTTTTATACCTGTGAAACGG GTGAAGTTTATTTTAAGATTATTGAAAGGTAGATTGGAAACTGACCCACAGAAGGATCGACTTCTCTTCAAACATATGTGCTACGAATTAGAAAAGTTGAACAATGGTGAAGATGTTACCTTTCATGACGTTATCAA CATGTTATCCTATCGTTCGGTTGATATTCGAAAAGCTCTTCAGCTTGAAGAATTATTGGCAAGAGAGGAGTTTGAATACATTATTGAAGAAGAGGTTGCTAAGCAAACAATTAGAAATTGGCTAGAAGGTTGTCTGAAAAAAATACGTGCTAGTGGG aAGCAACAGAATAGTCTCGTAGCCGGTCTTCGTGCCAACACTGAACAAGTACAACAACAAGAGCATGtagaagaaaaagggaaggAAGTAgccaaagaagaagaaactgaAACAAag GAGATTGATGCAATCAGGCACTGTAAAGCAAAGAAACCAGTAGTGCTTCCAAGATCTGATAGTATAGGTAGTGGAtcaggaagaaaatatttaatcccAACACTATCAGATCCTGCTTCCATTAGGTCTGAAAAAGACAAGAGTGCGGCACCTAAGAAGAAGAATAATAGACCACcac CGGCGCCGAAAAATAATTTGCCACATCTCACAGAGAGCACCGAGCAAAGCCGACAGCAGCGGGAAGTAGTCAACGCAAAAGCAACCGTACCAAAACCTTCCAGCGTCATGCTAGAGGTTCGAGAATGGTGGAAGGAACAGTTGGCATACAGCAGTGAGTCCAGCGAAGACGAGGTTTAA
- the LOC126870933 gene encoding sodium leak channel NALCN isoform X6: protein MMLGRKQSLKGEPVLADYGPEESLNESADIEWVNKLWVRRLMRSCALVSLASVCLNTPKTFEKVPPLQYVTFICDLVITFLFTAEMIAKMHIRGILKLQRDKSYLKDHWCQFDGSMVIFLWLSVILQMFEMLGFDIRLTPISILRAPRPLIMIRFLRVFLKFSMPKARINQIFKRSSQQIYNVTLFFLFFMSLYGLLGVQFFGELKNHCVLNTTDPKYITINSLAIPDTFCSTDPESGYQCPEGMTCMKLQLSKYIMGFNGFDEFATSIFTVYQTASQEGWVFIMYRAIDSLPAWRAVLYFSTMIFFLAWLVKNVFIAVITETFNEIRVQFQQMWGVRGHISNNTASQILTGDDNGWKLVTLDENKHGGLASPICHAILRSPQFRMVVMFVILANGIATATMSFKHDEKPRHMYYDNYYYAEIAFTVFLDLETLFKIWCLGFRSYYKHSIHKFELLLAIGTTLHIIPFFYLSGFTYFQVLRVVRLIKASPMLEDFVYKIFGPGKKLGSLIIFTMCLLVISSSISMQLFCFLDFTKFETFPEAFMSMFQILTQEAWVDVMDETMLRTHETMAPLAAMYFILYHLFVTLIVLSLFVAVILDNLELDEDIKKLKQLKFREQSAEIKETLPFRLRIFEKFPDSPQMTCLHKVPSDFNLPKVRESFMRQFVFEMETEENEGVKKINETFDSKMIYRKQRPVKILNNPPKVRNVATNLKKAAVIYIINDSNNQRLLLGDSAMIPVPGKGLLKPQGTVSSAKQLRFDQKKSIRRSVRSGSIKLKQTYEHLMENGDIGGINRVSSSRSRPHDLDIKLLQAKRQQAEMRRANPRRFNFDNIGDALMALFEVLSFKGWLDVRDVLIQALGPVHAIYIHIYIFLGCMIGLTLFVGVVIANYSENKGTALLTVDQRRWCDLKKRLKIAQPLHLPPRPDGKKFRAFIYDITQNIYFKRFIAVMVLINSALLCVSWRIEEEHTEALATVSTILTLIFLVEVIMKNIAFTPRGYWQSRRNRYDLLVTVVGVIWIVIHCTMKNDLSYVIGFMVVILRFFTITGKHTTLKMLMLTVGVSVCKSFFIIFGMFLLVFFYALAGTIIFGTVKYGEGIGRRANFESPVTGVAMLFRIVTGEDWNKIMHDCMIQPPYCTPAANYWETDCGNFHASLIYFCTFYVIITYIVLNLLVAIIMENFSLFYSNEEDALLSYADIRNFQNTWNVVDNHQKGFIPVKRVKFILRLLKGRLETDPQKDRLLFKHMCYELEKLNNGEDVTFHDVINMLSYRSVDIRKALQLEELLAREEFEYIIEEEVAKQTIRNWLEGCLKKIRASGKQQNSLVAGLRANTEQVQQQEHVEEKGKEVAKEEETETKQEIDAIRHCKAKKPVVLPRSDSIGSGSGRKYLIPTLSDPASIRSEKDKSAAPKKKNNRPPPAPKNNLPHLTESTEQSRQQREVVNAKATVPKPSSVMLEVREWWKEQLAYSSESSEDEV, encoded by the exons ATGATGCTGGGGCGCAAGCAGAGCCTCAAAGGGGAACCCGTCTTGGCCGATTATGGCCCAGAGGAGTCCCTCAATGAGAGCGCTGATATAGAATGGGTGAATAAG CTATGGGTGAGAAGATTGATGAGGTCTTGTGCTCTAGTATCTTTAGCTTCTGTTTGCTTAAATACTCCTAAGACTTTTGAAAAAGTTCCACCTCTTCAATATGTTACCTTTATTTGCGATTTAGTTATTACGTTTTTATTTACTGCTGAAATGATTGCTAAGATGCACATAAGGGGCATACTGAAG TTACAGAGGGATAAATCTTATTTAAAAGATCATTGGTGCCAATTCGATGGAAGTATGGTCATCTTTCTCTGGTTATCTgtaattttacaaatgtttGAGATGCTAGGTTTCGATATACGACTCACTCCCATTTCGATATTGCGGGCACCACGACCTTTGATTATGATACGCTTCTTACGAGTCTTCCTTAAGTTCTCCATGCCGAAAGCTAgaattaatcaaatttttaa GCGTTCGAGTCAACAGATATATAATGTGactcttttcttccttttcttcatGTCTCTTTATGGTCTTTTAGGCGTTCAATTCTTCGGTGAATTGAAAAACCATTGTGTTCTTAATACTACAGATCCGAAGTATATAACTATAAATAGTTTAGCCATTCCTGATACTTTTTGTTCTACTGATCCTGAATCAGGATACCAATGTCCAGAAGGAATGACTTGTATGAAACTCCAATTGTCGAAGTACATCATGGGTTTCAATGGATTCGATGAATTTG CTACTAGTATTTTTACTGTCTATCAAACTGCATCGCAAGAGGGATGGGTTTTTATCATGTACCGTGCTATAGATAGTTTACCCGCTTGGCGTGCGGTTCTTTACTTTAGTACGATGATATTTTTCTTAGCATGGCTCGTGAAAAACGTATTCATAGCCGTCATTACGGAAACTTTTAATGAAATACGAGTACAATTTCAACAAATGTGGGGTGTTAGGGGGCACATCAGTAACAATACAGCGTCACAA atattaaCTGGTGACGATAATGGTTGGAAATTGGTAACTCTAGATGAGAACAAACACGGAGGATTGGCTTCTCCCATATGTCACGCAATTCTTAGATCTCCACAATTTCGTATGGTGGTAATGTTCGTGATTTTGGCAAATGGAATCGCCACTGCGACGATGAGCTTCAAGCATGATGAGAAACCAAGGCATATGTACTATGACAACTATTACTACGCTGAAATCGCGTTCACCGTATTTTTGGACCTCGAGACGTTATTCAAAATCTGGTGTCTCGGCTTTCGCAGTTATTACAAGCATTCGATTCACAAATTCGAGCTGCTGCTGGCAATTGGTACAACCCTACACATCATTCCGTTCTTCTATCTTTCTGGATTCACGTATTTTCAG GTTCTTAGAGTAGTCAGACTCATCAAGGCATCACCTATGCTCGAggattttgtatataaaatatttggtCCGGGGAAGAAGCTAGGCAGCCTCATTATATTTACCATGTGCCTGCTAGTCATATCGTCCAGCATTTCTATGCAGCTTTTTTGCTTTCTTGATTTCACgaaatttgaaacatttccAGAG GCATTTATGTCCATGTTCCAAATCTTGACACAAGAAGCTTGGGTAGACGTTATGGACGAAACAATGTTAAGGACACATGAAACAATGGCTCCTCTTGCTGCTAtgtatttcatattatacCATCTTTTCGTCACGCTg aTTGTGTTAAGTTTGTTCGTCGCTGTAATTTTGGATAATCTTGAACTGGACGAAGATATCAAGAAACTGAAGCAATTAAAATTCCGCGAACAAAGTGCAGAGATAAAGGAAACTCTACCATTTAGGTTGCGAATCTTTGAGAAGTTTCCTGATAGTCCTCAAATGACATGTTTACACAAAGTGCCATCAGATTTCAATCTTCCAAAA gTTCGTGAAAGTTTCATGAGACAGTTCGTATTTGAAATGGAAACTGAAGAAAACGAAGGGGtcaagaaaataaatgaaacttttGATTCAAAAATGATATACAGGAAACAACGTCcagtaaaaattttaaataatccaCCGAAAGTAAGAAACGTTGCTACAAATCTTAAAAAAGCAGCTGTTATCTATATTATAAA TGATTCAAATAATCAAAGATTATTACTAGGTGATTCGGCTATGATACCAGTGCCAGGAAAAGGTCTTTTAAAGCCACAGGGTACTGTCAGTAGTGCCAAGCAACTTCGTTTTGACCAGAAAAA ATCAATTAGAAGAAGCGTCCGTAGTGGATCAATCAAGTTGAAACAGACGTACGAACATTTAATGGAAAACGGTGATATCGGAGGTATAAACAGAGTTAGCTCTTCTCGGAGTAGACCGCATGATTTGGACATTAAATTGTTGCAAGCTAAACGACAGCAGGCCGAGATGCGAAG GGCTAATCCTAGAAGatttaattttgataatattgGTGACGCGCTGATGGCACTTTTTGAAGTACTCTCTTTTAAAGGATGGCTCGACGTTAGAGATGTTCTTATACAAGCTCTTGGTCCC GTCCATGctatttatattcatatctATATTTTCCTGGGTTGCATGATTGGTTTAACGCTGTTCGTCGGTGTTGTTATCGCTAATTATTCTGAAAATAAAGGAACCGCATTACTCACGGTCGATCAAAGACGATG GTGTGATTTGAAAAAGCGACTGAAAATCGCACAACCGTTACATTTACCACCCAGACCAGATGGAAAAAAATTCAGGGCATTTATCTATGACATCACGCaaaatatctattttaaaagatttattGCGGTCATGGTGCTCATAAACAGTGCTCTTCTGTGTGTCTCT TGGAGAATCGAGGAAGAACACACGGAAGCACTCGCTACGGTGTCCACGATTCTGACACTCATCTTCCTCGTGGAagtaattatgaaaaatattgctTTTACACCACGTGGCTATTGGCAGTCCAGAAGAAACAGATATGATTTGCTCGTGACAGTCGTCGGTGTTATTTGGATCGTCATTCATTGTACAATGAAG AATGATTTGTCATATGTAATCGGCTTCATGGTCGTGATCCTTAGATTTTTCACAATCACTGGCAAACATACAACTCTCAAAATGCTGATGTTAACGGTCGGAGTATCCGTTTGCAAAAGTTTCTTCATTATATTTGGCATGTTTCTTCTTGTTTTCTTTTATGCGCTAGCTGGCACGATCATCTttggaactgtaaagtatgGTGAAGGTATAGGAAG GCGTGCCAATTTTGAGTCACCTGTAACAGGCGTCGCGATGCTCTTCCGTATTGTCACAGGGGAAGATTGGAATAAAATAATGCACGATTGCATGATACAACCACCATATTGCACTCCAGCTGCTAATTATTGGGAAACCGATTGCGGCAACTTTCATGCTTccttaatatatttttgtactttcTACGTCATTATCACTTACATTGTTTTAAATCTTCTGGTGG CTATTATTATGGAGAACTTTTCTCTATTTTACTCCAATGAAGAAGACGCTTTGTTATCGTATGCTGATATTAGAAACTTCCAGAACACTTGGAACGTTGTTGATAATCATCAGAAAGGTTTTATACCTGTGAAACGG GTGAAGTTTATTTTAAGATTATTGAAAGGTAGATTGGAAACTGACCCACAGAAGGATCGACTTCTCTTCAAACATATGTGCTACGAATTAGAAAAGTTGAACAATGGTGAAGATGTTACCTTTCATGACGTTATCAA CATGTTATCCTATCGTTCGGTTGATATTCGAAAAGCTCTTCAGCTTGAAGAATTATTGGCAAGAGAGGAGTTTGAATACATTATTGAAGAAGAGGTTGCTAAGCAAACAATTAGAAATTGGCTAGAAGGTTGTCTGAAAAAAATACGTGCTAGTGGG aAGCAACAGAATAGTCTCGTAGCCGGTCTTCGTGCCAACACTGAACAAGTACAACAACAAGAGCATGtagaagaaaaagggaaggAAGTAgccaaagaagaagaaactgaAACAAag CAGGAGATTGATGCAATCAGGCACTGTAAAGCAAAGAAACCAGTAGTGCTTCCAAGATCTGATAGTATAGGTAGTGGAtcaggaagaaaatatttaatcccAACACTATCAGATCCTGCTTCCATTAGGTCTGAAAAAGACAAGAGTGCGGCACCTAAGAAGAAGAATAATAGACCACcac CGGCGCCGAAAAATAATTTGCCACATCTCACAGAGAGCACCGAGCAAAGCCGACAGCAGCGGGAAGTAGTCAACGCAAAAGCAACCGTACCAAAACCTTCCAGCGTCATGCTAGAGGTTCGAGAATGGTGGAAGGAACAGTTGGCATACAGCAGTGAGTCCAGCGAAGACGAGGTTTAA